A single genomic interval of Nitrosomonadales bacterium harbors:
- a CDS encoding class I SAM-dependent RNA methyltransferase: MPDFFAPCPRGLENILRDDLAAMGAQDVRGTDGGVEFSGDWALCYRANLESRIASRLLWRVKDTRYRSEQDIYKAVFDLQWQRWFDVTHTIRVHTTAIRCPLKSLEYITLLVKDAVCDRFRAHCNERPSVDTLEPDIRIHVFIEDSRLMLYLDTSGDALFKRGVRSHTNIAPIRENLAAGILRLAGWRPGTPLLDPMCGSGTFLIEAAQMSLNIQPGIARGFAFEKLKNFDAALWNGMREQAITAQLPAGPLEIYGSDLYGDALKTAWRNLHEAGLSECVQLKQANVLEISPPAEHGILVANLPYGERMGELDELAELYPKLGDTLKKRFGGWTAYLFTADKAILKLMRLSPSKRTPLFNGAIECRLLEYRIVSGSNRRQGTSD, translated from the coding sequence ATGCCTGATTTTTTCGCCCCCTGCCCGCGCGGCCTTGAGAACATCCTGCGCGACGACCTCGCGGCCATGGGCGCGCAGGACGTGCGCGGCACCGACGGCGGCGTGGAGTTTTCCGGGGACTGGGCGCTGTGCTACCGCGCCAACCTGGAGAGCCGCATCGCCAGCCGCCTCCTGTGGCGGGTGAAGGACACGCGATACCGCAGCGAGCAGGACATCTACAAGGCGGTGTTCGATCTGCAATGGCAGCGCTGGTTCGACGTGACCCATACGATACGCGTCCACACCACCGCGATACGCTGTCCGCTGAAGAGTCTGGAATACATCACGCTGCTGGTCAAGGACGCGGTATGCGACCGCTTCCGCGCGCATTGCAACGAGCGCCCCAGCGTCGACACGCTGGAACCCGACATCCGCATCCACGTGTTCATCGAGGACAGCAGGCTGATGCTGTACCTCGATACTTCCGGCGACGCGCTGTTCAAGCGCGGCGTGCGCTCGCACACCAACATCGCGCCGATCCGCGAGAACCTTGCGGCAGGCATCCTGCGCCTGGCCGGATGGCGACCGGGCACGCCGCTGCTCGACCCGATGTGCGGCAGCGGCACCTTCCTGATCGAGGCCGCGCAGATGTCGCTGAATATCCAGCCCGGCATCGCGCGCGGTTTCGCATTCGAGAAGCTGAAGAATTTCGATGCCGCGCTATGGAACGGGATGCGCGAGCAGGCCATCACCGCACAGCTTCCGGCCGGACCGCTGGAGATATACGGCAGCGACCTGTACGGCGACGCGCTGAAGACCGCGTGGCGCAACCTGCACGAAGCGGGGCTGTCCGAATGCGTGCAGCTCAAGCAGGCCAACGTGCTGGAGATCTCGCCGCCCGCAGAACACGGGATATTGGTGGCGAACCTGCCCTATGGCGAGCGCATGGGCGAACTGGATGAACTGGCGGAACTGTACCCGAAGCTGGGCGATACGCTGAAAAAGAGATTCGGCGGCTGGACGGCTTACCTGTTCACCGCCGACAAGGCGATCCTGAAGCTGATGCGGCTGTCGCCGTCGAAACGCACGCCGCTGTTCAACGGCGCGATCGAATGCCGCTTGCTGGAATACCGGATCGTATCCGGCAGCAACCGGCGTCAGGGAACCTCTGATTAA
- the hemJ gene encoding protoporphyrinogen oxidase HemJ encodes MYLWIKAFHIIMVVSWFAGLFYLPRIFVNHAMATEPAEITRLKLMESKLYRFVTPIGALAVISGLWLWLGYREIFSGGWLHVKTTLVAGLIAYHFYCGHLLKVFAADRNTRSHVWFRFFNEVPVLVLAAVVILVTVKPF; translated from the coding sequence ATGTATCTGTGGATCAAGGCATTTCATATCATCATGGTGGTGAGCTGGTTCGCCGGCCTGTTCTACCTGCCGCGCATCTTCGTGAACCATGCGATGGCGACCGAGCCCGCCGAAATCACCCGCCTGAAACTGATGGAAAGCAAGCTGTACCGTTTCGTCACACCGATCGGCGCGCTGGCGGTTATCAGCGGCCTGTGGCTGTGGCTTGGCTATCGGGAGATCTTCTCCGGCGGCTGGCTGCATGTTAAGACTACACTGGTGGCCGGCCTCATCGCCTACCATTTCTATTGCGGCCATCTGCTCAAGGTCTTCGCAGCCGACCGGAATACCCGCAGCCATGTCTGGTTCCGTTTCTTCAACGAAGTACCGGTACTGGTCCTCGCCGCAGTGGTGATCCTCGTCACCGTAAAGCCTTTCTGA
- a CDS encoding ABC transporter permease has product MKLSSFALPRLSMRFVPIWRRNFLVWKKMAGPSILGHLADPVIYMLGLGYGLGGMLPEVGGMSYLAFLSAGTVCYSTMNSASFEALYSGFARMHEQRTWEAILNTPITLDDIVLSEIVWAASKSLLSGVAVLLVIWLLGLSHTLLSLWIIPLALLVGLCFAALGLIMTSLAPGYDFFMYYFTLVITPMVLLCGVFFPVDQLPAALQTVSSMLPLTHAVDLARPLLNDAVPDRFPLHIAVLSGYTLAGFYLSLALFRKRLSQ; this is encoded by the coding sequence ATGAAACTCTCCTCTTTTGCCCTGCCGCGCCTGAGCATGCGATTCGTCCCGATCTGGCGGCGCAATTTCCTGGTATGGAAGAAGATGGCGGGACCCTCGATACTCGGGCATCTCGCCGACCCGGTGATCTACATGCTGGGGCTGGGCTACGGGCTGGGCGGGATGTTGCCCGAGGTCGGCGGCATGTCCTACCTCGCCTTCCTCTCCGCCGGGACGGTGTGCTACAGCACGATGAACAGCGCCAGCTTCGAGGCGCTGTATTCCGGCTTTGCGCGCATGCACGAGCAGCGCACCTGGGAAGCGATCCTCAACACGCCGATCACGCTGGACGACATCGTGCTCTCGGAGATCGTCTGGGCGGCGAGCAAGAGCCTGCTGTCCGGAGTGGCCGTGCTGCTGGTGATCTGGCTGCTGGGGCTGTCGCATACATTGCTGTCGCTGTGGATCATCCCGCTCGCGCTACTGGTCGGGCTGTGCTTCGCCGCGCTGGGACTGATCATGACTTCGCTGGCGCCGGGCTACGACTTTTTCATGTATTACTTCACGCTGGTCATCACGCCGATGGTGCTATTATGCGGCGTGTTTTTTCCGGTCGACCAGTTGCCGGCGGCGTTGCAGACGGTATCTTCCATGTTGCCGTTGACGCATGCCGTCGATCTTGCCCGGCCATTGCTGAACGACGCGGTCCCCGACCGCTTCCCGTTGCATATCGCCGTGCTGTCCGGCTACACCCTGGCGGGTTTCTACCTCTCGCTGGCGCTGTTCCGGAAACGGCTTTCTCAATAA
- a CDS encoding ATP-binding cassette domain-containing protein — translation MNAVLNARGLRKCYGTHAVVDGLNLSIRRGECFGLLGPNGAGKTTTLRLMLGLIAPDGGELALMGHVVPQDARAARLRVGVVPQMDNLDPDFTVAENLLVYGRYFGMSDAAIEVRLPELLEFANLTQKRDARVPTLSGGMKRRLTLARALVNDPEVIFLDEPTTGLDPQARHLIWQRLRELTARGKTLLLTTHFMDEAERLCHRLAVMDNGRIISEGTPRELIERNIEPQVVEVFGEQAADWARHHAPALAQRFEISGESAFCYVRDAQPLLAALQQQPQLRYLHRPANLEDVFLKLTGREMRE, via the coding sequence GTGAACGCAGTACTGAACGCGCGCGGCCTGCGCAAGTGCTACGGCACGCATGCCGTAGTGGACGGGCTGAACCTGTCCATCCGGCGCGGCGAATGCTTCGGTCTGCTGGGGCCGAACGGCGCGGGCAAGACCACCACGCTGCGCCTGATGCTCGGCCTGATCGCGCCGGACGGCGGCGAACTCGCGCTGATGGGCCATGTCGTCCCGCAGGATGCGCGCGCCGCGCGACTGCGTGTCGGCGTGGTGCCACAGATGGACAATCTCGATCCGGATTTCACCGTGGCGGAAAACCTGCTGGTGTATGGCCGCTACTTCGGCATGAGCGACGCGGCCATCGAGGTGCGCCTGCCGGAACTCCTGGAATTCGCCAACCTGACGCAGAAGCGCGACGCCAGGGTGCCGACGCTGTCCGGCGGCATGAAACGCCGCCTGACGCTGGCGCGCGCGCTGGTGAACGACCCGGAAGTCATCTTCCTCGACGAGCCGACCACCGGGCTCGACCCGCAGGCACGCCACCTGATCTGGCAGCGCCTGCGCGAACTGACCGCGCGCGGCAAGACGCTGCTGCTCACCACGCACTTCATGGACGAGGCGGAACGGCTGTGCCACCGCCTCGCGGTGATGGACAACGGGCGCATCATCAGCGAAGGCACGCCGCGCGAACTGATCGAGCGCAACATCGAGCCGCAGGTGGTCGAGGTATTCGGGGAACAGGCAGCGGATTGGGCCCGCCATCACGCTCCCGCTCTGGCCCAGCGTTTCGAGATCAGCGGCGAATCGGCGTTCTGCTATGTCCGCGACGCGCAGCCGTTGCTGGCTGCCTTGCAGCAGCAGCCGCAATTGCGCTACCTGCACCGCCCGGCCAATCTCGAGGATGTGTTCCTGAAGCTGACCGGGCGGGAGATGCGCGAATGA
- a CDS encoding alpha/beta hydrolase has protein sequence MPSQKKTILAGPVGQIEGMLHLPDEAPHAIAVVAHPLPTMGGTMDNKVVTTLARTFVESGFAVLRFNFRGVGESSGSYDHGNGESLDAAAAAEFMRIEFPGLPLLCAGFSFGGYVQARAAESVRPQRMVLVAPAVGRFEMPHVPDNTLLVHGDLDEVVGLDAMLHWARPQHLPVMVLAGADHFFHGRLTQLKKVVSQHLKGAA, from the coding sequence ATGCCCTCCCAGAAAAAAACCATTCTTGCCGGGCCGGTCGGCCAGATCGAAGGGATGCTGCACCTGCCCGACGAGGCGCCGCACGCGATCGCGGTGGTCGCCCATCCGCTGCCGACGATGGGCGGGACGATGGACAACAAGGTGGTCACCACCCTTGCCAGGACTTTTGTGGAGTCGGGCTTTGCCGTGCTGCGTTTCAATTTTCGCGGCGTGGGCGAAAGCTCGGGCAGCTACGATCACGGCAACGGCGAGTCGCTGGACGCGGCGGCCGCCGCCGAGTTCATGCGGATCGAATTCCCGGGACTGCCCCTGCTCTGCGCGGGATTCTCCTTCGGCGGTTATGTGCAGGCCCGCGCCGCCGAGTCCGTCCGCCCGCAACGGATGGTGCTGGTCGCGCCTGCCGTCGGGCGATTCGAGATGCCGCATGTACCGGACAACACCTTGCTGGTGCATGGCGACCTCGACGAGGTGGTGGGCCTGGATGCGATGTTGCACTGGGCGCGCCCGCAGCATCTGCCGGTCATGGTGCTGGCGGGTGCGGACCATTTCTTCCACGGGCGCCTGACCCAGCTCAAGAAGGTCGTATCACAACACTTGAAAGGAGCGGCGTGA
- a CDS encoding (2Fe-2S) ferredoxin domain-containing protein: MSFFDKHVFFCTNQREDGSDCCNRYGAQKARDYVKDKVKALGISDRSNRIRINSAGCLDRCDDGPVIVIYPEGTWYTYVDESDLDQIIEDHLKNGRIVERLKI, encoded by the coding sequence ATGAGTTTTTTCGACAAGCATGTTTTTTTCTGTACCAACCAGCGCGAGGACGGCAGCGATTGCTGCAACCGCTATGGCGCGCAGAAGGCGCGCGACTACGTCAAGGACAAGGTCAAGGCGCTCGGCATCTCCGACCGCAGCAACAGGATACGCATCAACTCCGCCGGCTGCCTTGACCGGTGCGACGACGGCCCGGTGATCGTGATCTATCCGGAAGGCACCTGGTATACCTATGTGGACGAGAGCGACCTCGACCAGATCATCGAGGATCACCTGAAGAACGGCCGCATCGTCGAACGGTTGAAGATCTGA
- a CDS encoding VanZ family protein, producing MKELFITETRARLRTWLALGYTLFIAYVSLSPFTGWREQGMDFVAVLGAPLHLTYTAFDAVVNLLSYLPFGLLVGLTLRARFSPMASVILGVCLGVLLSAGMEYLQMFLPARISSNTDLLSNSMGALAGALLAVGITSRPRLLAHLTRWRSDLFHHGTEMDFGLALLALWMFGQVNPSLPMLGNVFISEVARQPFSMPLPAPFDWWESLAVSLNLLMLGTLMLTLLRSQRRVFTALPAVLCLVALAKFVTAALLLKSWALLLWINSEAVFGMLAGLLLLLALLWLPRTAAITVGAVIALGYLVIVNFVFDSNSPAAAASVYHWHYGHLLNYNGLAQTIMLAFPVLLLWHLWRVRKI from the coding sequence ATGAAAGAGTTGTTCATCACCGAGACGCGCGCGCGCCTGCGCACCTGGCTGGCGCTCGGCTACACGCTGTTCATCGCCTACGTCAGCCTGTCGCCCTTCACCGGCTGGCGCGAGCAGGGGATGGACTTTGTCGCGGTGCTCGGCGCACCGTTGCATTTGACCTATACGGCGTTCGATGCAGTCGTCAATCTGTTGTCCTATCTTCCGTTCGGCCTGCTGGTCGGCCTGACGTTGCGCGCGCGCTTTTCACCAATGGCCAGCGTGATCCTCGGCGTGTGCCTGGGCGTGCTGCTGTCGGCCGGCATGGAATACCTGCAGATGTTCCTGCCTGCCCGCATCAGCTCGAACACGGATCTGCTGAGCAACAGCATGGGGGCGCTGGCTGGCGCGCTGCTGGCGGTTGGCATCACTTCGCGGCCCCGGCTCCTTGCGCACCTGACGCGCTGGCGCAGCGACCTGTTCCATCACGGCACGGAAATGGATTTCGGGCTGGCGTTGCTGGCCCTGTGGATGTTCGGCCAAGTGAATCCGTCACTGCCGATGCTGGGCAACGTGTTCATCAGCGAGGTGGCGCGCCAGCCGTTCAGCATGCCGCTGCCCGCACCGTTTGACTGGTGGGAAAGCCTTGCCGTGTCGCTGAACCTGCTGATGCTGGGCACGCTGATGCTGACCCTGTTGCGCTCGCAACGCAGGGTCTTTACCGCGCTGCCGGCGGTGCTGTGCCTGGTGGCACTGGCGAAATTCGTCACGGCAGCCTTGCTGCTGAAGTCATGGGCATTGCTGCTGTGGATCAACAGCGAAGCGGTATTCGGCATGCTGGCCGGGTTGCTGTTGTTGCTCGCGCTGTTGTGGCTGCCGCGCACCGCGGCGATCACCGTCGGCGCGGTGATCGCGCTGGGATATCTCGTCATCGTGAACTTCGTGTTCGACAGCAATTCCCCGGCGGCGGCGGCGTCCGTCTACCACTGGCATTACGGCCACCTGCTCAACTACAACGGGCTGGCGCAGACCATCATGCTGGCCTTCCCGGTGTTGCTGCTGTGGCATCTGTGGCGCGTCCGCAAAATATAG
- the mraZ gene encoding division/cell wall cluster transcriptional repressor MraZ → MFQGAAQLNLDSKGRLAIPARYRDMLLAHCAGQLVLTADADGCLLVYPQPEWQPIYDKLNKLSSFNPKSRALQRLLIGYAENVVMDGAGRVLISPALRNYAALDKHVMLVGQGNKFELWDEARWQAQQDAGLSQIGGELPPELEGFSL, encoded by the coding sequence ATGTTCCAAGGGGCGGCGCAACTCAATCTGGATAGCAAGGGCAGGCTCGCGATACCGGCGCGGTATCGCGACATGCTGCTCGCGCATTGCGCGGGTCAGCTGGTGCTGACTGCCGATGCCGACGGATGCCTGCTGGTCTATCCGCAGCCGGAATGGCAGCCGATATACGACAAGCTGAACAAGCTTTCTTCGTTCAATCCAAAAAGCCGCGCCCTGCAACGCCTGCTGATCGGTTATGCGGAAAACGTCGTGATGGATGGCGCCGGGCGTGTGCTGATCTCTCCCGCCTTGCGCAACTACGCCGCGCTGGACAAGCACGTGATGCTGGTCGGGCAGGGCAACAAGTTCGAGTTGTGGGATGAGGCCAGGTGGCAGGCGCAGCAGGATGCGGGCTTGTCGCAAATCGGCGGCGAGCTGCCGCCCGAGCTGGAAGGGTTCTCCTTGTGA
- the rsmH gene encoding 16S rRNA (cytosine(1402)-N(4))-methyltransferase RsmH has translation MSEGLAHTTVLLNEAGNALAIKPDGIYVDGTFGRGGHSRLILESLGERGRLVALDKDPAAVAVGKQWRDARFRMVHRGFAHLAEVLREAGVEKVDGILLDLGVSSPQLDEAERGFSFRFDAPLDMRMDVSSGMTAAQWLATVDEGLLTEVIRDYGEERFAKQIARAVVAARATQPVQTTRQLVELVGKAVRTREAGQNPATRTFQAIRIYLNGELEELERVLPECVTHLKPGGRLVVISFHSLEDRMVKHFMRDMAEGDKLPRNVPIRASELPQGRCRLVGKAVRAGAAEVRANPRARSAVMRVAERSDVA, from the coding sequence GTGAGTGAGGGCTTGGCCCACACGACAGTTCTGTTGAATGAAGCTGGAAACGCACTCGCGATCAAGCCGGACGGCATCTATGTGGACGGGACGTTCGGGCGCGGCGGACACAGTCGTTTGATACTGGAAAGTCTGGGTGAGCGCGGCAGGTTGGTCGCGCTGGACAAGGATCCGGCAGCAGTGGCGGTGGGAAAGCAGTGGCGCGATGCGCGCTTCCGGATGGTGCATCGCGGTTTCGCGCATCTGGCGGAAGTGTTGCGTGAGGCGGGGGTGGAGAAAGTGGACGGCATCCTGCTTGACCTGGGGGTTTCGTCGCCGCAACTGGATGAGGCGGAGCGCGGTTTCAGTTTTCGTTTCGATGCGCCGCTGGATATGCGCATGGATGTCAGCAGCGGGATGACCGCGGCGCAGTGGCTGGCGACGGTGGATGAGGGCTTGCTAACGGAGGTGATACGTGATTACGGCGAAGAACGGTTTGCTAAGCAGATTGCAAGAGCGGTTGTTGCTGCGCGCGCAACTCAACCTGTCCAAACCACGCGGCAGCTCGTCGAGCTGGTTGGCAAAGCGGTACGTACCCGCGAAGCCGGGCAGAACCCGGCGACACGCACCTTTCAGGCTATACGGATTTATCTCAACGGCGAGCTCGAGGAGCTTGAAAGGGTCCTGCCAGAATGTGTGACGCACCTGAAGCCGGGCGGACGGCTGGTGGTGATCAGCTTCCATTCGCTGGAGGACCGCATGGTCAAGCACTTCATGCGCGACATGGCGGAGGGCGACAAGTTGCCGCGCAATGTGCCGATCCGCGCCAGCGAGCTGCCGCAGGGACGTTGCCGGCTGGTCGGCAAGGCAGTGCGGGCGGGCGCGGCGGAAGTGCGCGCCAACCCTCGCGCCCGCAGCGCGGTGATGCGCGTAGCGGAGCGCAGCGATGTGGCGTAG
- the ftsL gene encoding cell division protein FtsL, whose translation MWRSGDTGLNALLLAVVVVCALSVVTSQHKARKLFIELQKEKERAEQMEVEWGQLQLEQSTWATPSRVEKIAARQLRMQLPQSGQVRFIRVEPDGQTNGQP comes from the coding sequence ATGTGGCGTAGCGGCGACACCGGGCTGAATGCACTGTTGCTGGCGGTGGTGGTGGTCTGCGCATTGAGCGTGGTGACCTCACAGCACAAGGCGCGAAAGCTGTTCATCGAGTTACAGAAGGAAAAGGAGCGCGCGGAACAGATGGAGGTTGAATGGGGACAGTTGCAGTTGGAACAGAGCACCTGGGCCACACCTTCGCGCGTGGAAAAGATCGCGGCACGACAACTGCGCATGCAGTTGCCGCAAAGCGGACAAGTTCGATTTATACGGGTAGAGCCTGACGGCCAGACAAACGGACAACCATGA
- a CDS encoding penicillin-binding protein 2 — protein MNYATRAHPDITVRLPGWRATALFVLLLLGFSGLLGRGVYLQGIHDEFLQKKGDARYSRVIEVSAHRGMITDRNGEPLAVSTPVESVWASPADTEADNSQVRQLARILGMDAEAVRGRLFDTTRDFVYLKRQLPPEQVEQVVRLNLPGVSLQREYRRYYPAGEELAQVLGFTGLDDNGQEGLELALQEQLAGKPGSQRVIKDRRGHIVEDAGSLHAPKPGSDIALSLDGRIQHLAYRELEQAVRQHRAKAGAVVVLDARSGEVLALANYPGYNPNNRGKTNLRAMRNRAVADLFEPGSTMKPFAVAAAIENGKVRPETVINTERGTMTLGNRTIHDTHPESVLTVAQVIQKSSNIGVAKMALQLKSDALWQSLSDSGFGAQTGSNFPGEAPGRLRDPKTWRPIEQATISYGHGISVNLLQLARAYTVFANDGELKPVSLLRLEAPATGRKVFSAGTARALRDMMELVVQPGGTAPLAQVAGYRVAGKTGTAHKLENGRYVNRYVASFVGLAPASDPRLVVAVMIDEPGNDQYYGGQVAAPVFSRVVGETLHALSVPNDAPLDNVIAPSTDIVREEV, from the coding sequence ATGAATTACGCGACTCGCGCACATCCAGACATCACGGTGAGGCTTCCCGGATGGCGCGCCACCGCGCTGTTCGTGCTGCTGCTGCTGGGATTCTCCGGCCTGCTGGGGCGCGGCGTATACCTGCAGGGGATACACGACGAGTTTCTGCAGAAGAAAGGCGATGCGCGTTATAGCCGGGTGATCGAGGTCAGCGCGCACCGCGGCATGATCACCGACCGCAACGGCGAGCCGCTGGCGGTGAGCACGCCGGTGGAATCGGTATGGGCCAGCCCTGCCGATACCGAGGCCGACAACAGCCAGGTAAGGCAACTCGCGCGGATACTCGGCATGGATGCCGAGGCGGTAAGAGGCCGGCTGTTCGACACTACACGCGATTTCGTCTATCTCAAGCGGCAGCTGCCTCCCGAACAGGTCGAGCAAGTGGTGCGGCTGAATCTTCCCGGCGTTTCCCTGCAGCGCGAATACCGCCGTTATTACCCGGCAGGCGAGGAGCTGGCGCAGGTTCTGGGGTTTACCGGCCTGGACGACAACGGGCAGGAGGGGCTGGAACTGGCCTTGCAGGAACAACTGGCCGGCAAGCCGGGCAGCCAGCGCGTGATCAAGGATCGGCGCGGGCATATCGTCGAGGACGCGGGCAGCCTGCACGCACCCAAACCGGGCAGCGATATCGCGCTGAGCCTGGATGGCAGGATACAGCACCTCGCTTATCGCGAACTGGAGCAGGCCGTCCGGCAGCATCGAGCCAAGGCCGGAGCGGTGGTGGTGTTGGATGCGCGTAGCGGCGAAGTGCTGGCGCTGGCCAATTATCCGGGCTACAACCCCAACAATCGCGGCAAAACCAACCTCCGGGCGATGCGCAACCGCGCCGTTGCCGATCTGTTCGAGCCGGGTTCGACCATGAAGCCGTTCGCCGTGGCGGCTGCCATCGAGAACGGCAAGGTACGCCCGGAAACCGTCATCAACACCGAGCGCGGCACGATGACGCTGGGCAACAGGACGATCCACGACACCCATCCCGAATCCGTGCTGACCGTGGCGCAGGTGATCCAGAAATCCAGCAACATCGGCGTGGCCAAGATGGCCCTGCAACTGAAATCCGATGCGTTGTGGCAAAGCTTGTCGGACAGCGGTTTCGGCGCGCAGACCGGCAGCAATTTCCCCGGCGAGGCGCCGGGCAGGTTGCGCGACCCGAAGACCTGGCGCCCCATCGAGCAGGCCACCATCTCCTATGGCCACGGCATCTCCGTGAACCTGTTGCAGTTGGCGCGCGCTTACACCGTATTTGCCAACGATGGGGAGTTGAAGCCAGTTTCTTTGCTCCGGCTGGAAGCGCCGGCGACCGGAAGGAAGGTGTTTTCCGCCGGTACCGCACGCGCCCTGCGTGACATGATGGAACTGGTGGTGCAGCCGGGCGGAACGGCCCCGCTGGCGCAGGTGGCGGGCTATCGCGTGGCGGGCAAGACCGGCACCGCGCACAAGCTGGAGAACGGCCGGTACGTCAATCGCTATGTCGCCTCGTTCGTCGGGCTAGCGCCGGCCTCCGATCCGCGGCTGGTGGTGGCGGTGATGATAGACGAGCCGGGCAATGACCAATATTACGGCGGGCAGGTCGCCGCGCCGGTGTTCAGCAGGGTGGTCGGCGAGACGCTGCATGCGCTCAGTGTGCCGAACGATGCGCCGCTGGATAACGTGATTGCGCCGTCGACTGACATCGTCCGGGAGGAGGTATGA
- a CDS encoding UDP-N-acetylmuramoyl-L-alanyl-D-glutamate--2,6-diaminopimelate ligase, whose amino-acid sequence MSFSLELLKNLGVPITRLVTDSRAVQRGDTFVAYPGEKADGRQFIAQAIERGANAVVWEAQHFAWNDAWQIPNLAVPDLRHKAGWLADAVYGQPSDKLWLAGITGTNGKTSCSHWIAQALNEAGRNCALIGTLGNGFVGMLQASANTTPDAIRVHGLLSDYRHNGARAVAMEVSSHALAQGRVNGVRFDVALLTNLSRDHLDYHGDMESYAASKRKLFDWEHLKFAVLNLDDPYGAGLAEELVLGGVSPSPLANSLPKPSPQSSPAGGRGGERETQSSIPEVVGYGLTDDALQMGERLGIRMVYGSLLKMNGSGLKLDVHSSWGGTRLDSVLVGRFNAANLLGALAVLLVGDVALDDAVRSLGRVQAVAGRMQRLGDMRQPTVIVDYAHTPDALEKVLLALREVSAAAGGRLICVFGCGGDRDRGKRPMMGLVAERFSDHCIVTSDNPRSEEPRKIIEEVLAGMTASGHEVVVERDAAIARAIGQARQCDTVLVAGKGHEDYQEIGGVRHLFSDVTVAGQALQAWRAPA is encoded by the coding sequence ATGAGTTTCTCCCTTGAGCTACTGAAAAATCTGGGAGTGCCGATCACGCGGTTGGTGACCGACAGCCGTGCGGTGCAGCGCGGCGATACCTTCGTCGCCTACCCCGGCGAAAAGGCCGACGGCCGGCAGTTCATTGCGCAGGCGATCGAGCGGGGCGCGAACGCGGTGGTCTGGGAGGCGCAGCATTTTGCCTGGAACGACGCCTGGCAGATCCCCAATCTGGCCGTGCCGGATCTGCGCCACAAGGCTGGCTGGCTGGCGGATGCGGTATACGGCCAGCCTTCGGACAAGTTGTGGCTGGCGGGTATCACCGGCACCAACGGCAAGACCTCGTGCAGCCACTGGATCGCGCAGGCCCTGAACGAGGCCGGCAGAAACTGCGCACTGATCGGTACGTTGGGCAACGGGTTCGTGGGCATGCTGCAGGCCAGTGCCAATACCACGCCGGATGCGATCCGCGTGCACGGGCTGCTGTCCGATTACCGGCATAACGGCGCGCGCGCCGTGGCGATGGAGGTTTCCTCGCATGCGCTGGCGCAGGGGCGCGTGAACGGCGTGCGCTTCGACGTGGCGTTGTTGACCAACCTGAGCCGCGACCATCTCGATTATCACGGTGACATGGAAAGCTATGCGGCAAGCAAGCGCAAGCTGTTCGACTGGGAACACCTGAAATTCGCGGTACTCAACCTGGACGACCCTTATGGCGCGGGACTGGCCGAGGAATTGGTTCTGGGTGGCGTATCGCCTTCCCCTCTTGCCAACTCTCTCCCTAAGCCCTCTCCTCAATCCTCTCCCGCAGGCGGGAGAGGAGGCGAACGTGAAACGCAATCTTCAATCCCGGAAGTCGTCGGCTACGGATTGACGGACGATGCATTGCAGATGGGGGAGCGGCTGGGCATCCGCATGGTGTACGGCAGCCTGCTGAAGATGAACGGCAGTGGATTGAAGCTGGATGTCCATTCGAGCTGGGGCGGCACGCGGCTGGATAGCGTGCTGGTCGGACGATTCAACGCGGCGAACCTGCTGGGCGCGCTGGCGGTGCTGCTGGTCGGCGATGTCGCGCTGGACGATGCGGTGCGTTCGCTGGGCCGGGTGCAGGCAGTCGCCGGGCGCATGCAGCGCCTCGGCGATATGCGGCAGCCGACGGTGATCGTGGATTACGCGCACACGCCGGACGCGCTGGAAAAGGTGTTGCTGGCATTGCGCGAGGTCAGCGCGGCGGCGGGCGGAAGATTGATCTGCGTGTTCGGTTGCGGTGGCGACCGCGACCGCGGTAAGCGCCCGATGATGGGGCTGGTCGCCGAGAGGTTTTCTGACCATTGCATCGTGACCAGCGACAACCCGCGCAGCGAGGAACCGCGCAAGATCATCGAGGAAGTGCTGGCCGGCATGACGGCATCCGGCCATGAGGTCGTCGTCGAGCGTGACGCCGCCATCGCGCGCGCCATCGGGCAGGCGCGGCAGTGCGACACCGTGCTGGTGGCGGGCAAGGGGCACGAGGACTACCAGGAAATCGGCGGGGTAAGACACCTGTTCAGTGATGTCACGGTCGCCGGACAGGCGCTGCAGGCATGGAGGGCGCCGGCATGA